A segment of the Daphnia pulex isolate KAP4 chromosome 10, ASM2113471v1 genome:
tgcaatacttcataacactttctttagcatcaggaaatttatcccaCCTAAGGAGTAATGCAGTTTGTTGCTGTAATTCGATTATTACGggttttcatcatgaacatttcagtgtgcttcttagaaaaggtaaagattgctatgctttttatattttcatcaatgtaacacattttgttttacagagCACACAAGATCCCCACGGACATCCTTGAGTCAATGCTGGATTTCATCCTTgacagaagagggacttccagaAACATTCTGCTCCATCATTATCTTCAAGACATACGCTCATACAGCTTCACTACTTCAGCGCTTCTTATGCTGCTACACATcaacttttcttgcttcactggcgagttggatcacttcagttgctgtgacacacctgtaGTCACTCACCAAGGGATTATGGCCAGTTACCGGACAATTGAgtaattgacttattttcgtagattatctactagtaatctatttgcgttaaactctctgTCTTTGTTATAATTCCAAAATTAGGCCCTTCTTTCTCGTAAAAGAAGTGTTAGTgtgttacttagacgtttctttttttaacgctagatggcttttcataattttcagctgtcaaaacagtcagtttcagttactttgcaaatctctttaaacatttatcggcagctgctgtgtggaaattttttagggaaaactgacgataactattccaccaacaaagctcacttgttagatttttcataatgtgtttttttttctacttccggtttttcttatttcagtcagtagttcagtaaatattcattcgacgcacaaaagaaccacatattcaggatcctcatcaaatttgtgataaagttcatgtttttttttgtacgtacgcgtacttccggtttcgaaaattttcctgaactatagttcaggaaaattctcgattttggccaaaatttggatttcgtttgaatcacatctaatcgaccccaaatttcatggagatcacgaatatgtggtttattttgacgggAGCTCAATAGTTAAgtcgctatcgcttacttccggtatagttccggaaaatttgcatgaatctagtaagtgagctttgttctgcgTACAATTCTCGATATTGCCAGCcatattttaatcaaatattagTGTGCTGTTTAAATTTAGAGCAAAAAATCTGATCCTTGTACTAATGTGTAACTTTAATTGCCATGTCATTATAagtattgttttgtttttcaggttTATATGCAGAGGAGATGttgagaagatggacaccaaaaggTCGCCggtatttcaaaaatgtcagcgcggatcatcatttgttgttggtaatatgttttgtgttagttaacccgttggctgccacaccTTTGTTCCCCCATGTTAGCTCTGTAGCACGGgcccgcgctgttcggtctcgtggtttatttgccgcggggtcggacagttgcaccagccccagatttggccgaaaggccctgttaggcaatgcaccatagggacttcccccttgtcgatacggtgatggattctagaggttgtgcattccatcttctcctgtcaccgtgtcagcccggacttgtcagcaatggcaagtcccaccttggtcatggatccttcagacatggcgtgTAGAgaagtagagagcaacctacgggttgcatggcgtggcagccaacgggttaacttaagtgtgtgtatgtttgtatgtatgtatgtatattgtatgaaaagtggaggaattgtgggcggaggtgggaaaataaatgcaattccaactatttatttctgtttttaatttcacatttcaacTTTAAGAATCAATACTTTTAAACACACTACATATCGTAAacgaatatatatattgtttaTTTAGCAAGAGAAAGAGCTGGTTGATGTtcggaaaatttttttagaaatgtcttcaaataaaagaacaaaatttatcCAAATTTGTGTTATATGTATGTCTACGTGAAATCGCCGATCAGTCAAACTGTAAACATGGCCGTGATAAAACTGCATCCAAGATATTCAGTCAGGAGAGAGATTGTGGCAATTACTATTAGGAAGAAGTCGATACGGAAAATAGCAATTACTAGTCAGGAGCAACTAATCTCGGGGAGAAGTAAAGTCaagctaataaaaaacaatatctAATGAGACCATTCATTACGAAATCGCTTGACATGGCAGAAACCTTTAAAAGAGTCAATTTTCTGGGAACATGAACATAAGAAATGTACAATACTCGAAAATTCTGTCACCTCAAAATGACGCTGTCCTACAACGCCACGGAACTTACAGTTAACTTTGAATCTTGTCACCTCGCCCACCCTCAGAAATAAAGTTAAAGAATCCAAAGTACCTccttccccccaaaaaaaaacttcttttaatttttctgtcaaAAATGAATCCTAACATGTCGTCctaacacaaaaaagaaaaccttttagaaaaattgtgaTGTCTCAACTTAGACAAAGGAATCAGACTCGGAATCTTTGTGTTCACTAAACATAGGTAAATTACTACATGAAATAATTTGGTGATGAACAGTTGAACACGAGTCCTGGCCAATCTTGCAGATCTCTCTGAACACCTCACCAACTTCTGAAGTCAGGAAAtctgaataaaatagaaagattAACACAATTAATGTTTAGGTTCATTAACTATTCTTACTTAAATGAAGGTAACCAgaacaaaactatttttggaaaatttcaataTGAAAGTTACTTTGAACAATGAATCACAAGCTGGGCTGGACAAGAACAAATATCGTTAGTTTGACAGTGAGGAATGTTTAATGAAAACGAAATGActacaaaaaatttgaaacaatacTTAGTAGTTAGTAGCATAATTAGAAGAGAGATAAGATAACCAACTAGACAAGGAATTTCCAAAATGTAGGAAAATGGCGACCAGCGACTGTCTCCACTCCAAAACGTGACTAATGAAAAAGTTACGTAGCAGACGATGAATGGCAATGGCAGATAATCAGTAAAGAATTTCTCCGCTAGATGCTATACAATCGCCTGTATCAGGCGGCAAATGCAATGCaatcaaattctttattttcgtgttgtaacaaaactgaaagttataagaaaattgcaaaaacaatcaatttgacaaataatttaaagccTACGTTGTGAAATATCAACTCTGAGGAATCAAAATCTGGTAAATTTTATACCTGAAGGCTGAACTATCGGTATAATGACcatagaactccaaagacagaagagTAGAagactccaccgacaatagaaccccaatattttgtATAAATTTATTATAGTATAAAATTTACCAGACTTCCAATTAATCAATCGGCTGTTGGCATCACGGGACTGCCGTCTTCATGCGCGGATCTCAAAATGATTGGCCACATGTGGAGCGGATTTTATTCCGTCATGGGATCGGCGAAAATGGAATCCGTTTACTGCGATTTCACTAAACTCCCCGACGATGCGGGTAAACGTTTTAGATCCCCGCACCAGAACACCCGGAATCCCGTGGACCAGAAATGGCCAAATGGGAGGAAATTCATTCTCTTCTAATAATTCATTACGgattagaatttttcaaaatcttttcacaGTTGCATGCTCATTATAGTTGTGCATGGTTAAACGCAAATTCACGCGTCAAGTTCAGCGTTGCAAAATCAAGGGAAGGGGcttggtttcattttttttaaatgttaatgTCAGGGTATCCCGCAAGAAATGGACGGACACGTCAccagtgtaaaaaaaaaagacgaaactGTCAGTTTCGAAAGGCCAAGATGTTGAGAAACCAGCATTTGCATTGAACCATGTCGTGTTAGTTAATTAAACGAAGATTCTTCTAACTTTGATGACGTACGTCGAACAATGTGAACAAAGTTTTGTCTactgaaagaaaaactgaGCTTTTATTAACTTTTGGACCATTCTAGAAAGGATCAAGGAGATTCAACGGATGTTAAATTTGCATCCGATCGGGTTAGAGCGCATTCTAAGAAATCGAATTCTTTCATATGGACACATTTTGTACGACTAAAAGTTTTTCCTTCTCAAGGACAAAGGGGAACGGGAGGAAATTCCTTAGACTCCAATTCATTAAGCGATACGaatttctttacaaaaatttaactgTGGATGcaaattaacattttgaaTGCACAACCAAATTTTCTATCTGAAAAAATGTGGACGCgacaaggaaaaaacaaaacaatttgtaaTGGCAAATTTACAAAAGGCGCGTCGGACTAGAAAcgggagaaaattcattcgctTCCAATTCGTTAACGGattgaaattttccaaaaatcttttcagtCAGTTACATGCCTATTGTGTAGCGCTACACACTAATTCACCGGTCTATCTGCAAGATTATAGACAGGAGACGATTTAACTccaccacccaaaaaaaaaattaaatttgcaaTTTGTTTGCCTAAGATGTATTGCTTAAAATGACATAAAGTCAACATTGAAACGCTTATGTTCCCTGCATACCTTATTTATCTTTGGTAAATGCCAATCACTTTTACAGAAGCGCTCATTCACTTGGTGTGAAAATGATGGCATAGAATAAAAATTGccgtttcaaaaaatgagagaccgacatttaaattaaaattcaaccCTGTCGtgttattgatttaaaaaacttaaactttaaacttttttttagtttaaggATTTAAGTTTTAAGGTATAAGGATTGCTAATAATGCATTCACGACACGGGCGAGTGCACACGTCGATCGACAATTCGCGACATAATATAGAAAAGTTCTTACCTATTGCCAGAGCTGACTCTGTACGTTCGTTTGGTCTTTCAGTTCCAAGGGCAGTTGAATTTCGGCGTCGAAGTCCTACCGGCCACGACTACGGCTGTCGCAAACAGGGCTTCTTTACTGCTGGATGGATTGGGTTGGATGCAGAGGTGAGCTTGCCTTCAGCTCGGATGGTCTGGAAACAAATGACACATTAGACAAGAACTAATTAGACAAGCACAATTTCACCTCTGCTTGCTTTGGGAAGTTTGCTGCATGCTTTTagttgaaaatggaaacaatAGTACATCACTACTTGATTAACACTTCAACTGTGTTGGAAGTACCAATTACTCAAGAGTCGAAGAGAGAacctgtaaaataaaagatatacCATCATCTCGTTAGTAAGTTATGGTCATAAATGTTGTTGATGTGGTAGTAAAATAATAGTGTTATGGTGCTTACCTGTTGTATTCATCCAAAATTTAGGGCCATAAAGTCGATGTTCTGTAGCAAAAGCTGTGGTTGATGTAAAAACTTCAGGAACTTGTTGTGAAAGCTTGGAATTTCCATGATCcataaatataatttgatagggaaacagaaaagacaaaatatatAGTATCTAGGAATAGTAAAACAATAAGATGTATGCAATCAATAAACTATGATCAGTCTAGAGTTACCAACTTACATCAAATTAAGACTTCATTTGGTCTGCAAAACCGGCAAAAACAAAGAAGCTGGAACACAGGTGCCAACAAGCAGATGGCACTTAATAAATATGTACATCGATGTACATATAAATGTATTGGTAATTTCGGTAGTTTTtaaggaaaatagaaacattttAACTGGAAACCTTGAGCAAACTCCAAACTGCCATCTCTGCTGAAACAGTGAAACTGCTATggctgccatttttttttgctgatacGGGATGGATTAGTAGTGTTCGATTTTCTCACTAGATGACCTTTACAACTATAGCCATCTAGCGCTGATTGGTcattcaagcaaaaataaaataaaaaatgtcgtccAATTTCGCCATACAATACACAATAGTGCACCGCGTAAATGGGTTACACATTGACGGCCGAAAAAGTCCGTTGTATTGagtggatttttaaaaaacttgcaACACAGACAGCACTCGCCATTAATGATTTATATGTATGTTTCAGCTAATGTTATTGCCGTGCACTTTTCTCTCCGATTTTGATAATAACGACCGAACGGCACGCAATATATCCCACAGGTATGTCGTTCGCCTCGTCTCTCCCCAAAGCAGCCAGAAGAGAAGACAGACCTATAGAGGAAAAACGGGACTATATTAGACCTATAAGATAACTTTAAGCTCAAAAATTGATGGGACAAGGTGTCGAACTCTTCTCTCGCCAGCCTTTAGCGTCGTTATCATCATTAAACCTCGCAGCGCATCTCCTCTGCCGAGTTAGTAatgtcgttaaaaaaattttaattaaaaaggttttttcgttCAGGGTTCGTCATCTCTCATACCGGTCTATTACAGCAGTAGCCAACCCTCGAGTACTACTGCGTACAAGAGTGTCCCACGTCTTACGATGATAAGCGATCTGACTTGCCCCAACGAATTTATCTAAGgtgtttttatatatatgccGCGCATATAGGATGTTAGTAGTTGGTGTTGGTTAGTAGTAGTATTAGTTGTTGGTGTTAGTTAGTAGTAGATTTTTAGTAGTTAGTTTAAGTTGGTTTTTAGTATGGGTTAATACATGCATGGTTAGTTTAGCACAGTAGTTAGTAGTAGTGGTTTAGTAGTTGGTTTTAGTAAGGGTTAGTACATGCATGGTTATATTATACAGAGCGATATGGGGAACAACAATGGAGGACAATGTGGCGGAagtgggaatcgaacccgggacATTTGGATACAACGCTagatgctataaccactataccatgGTCGCATATCCTGATCGAACTATTACCGGAAGTAGATCATATCCTAAAAAAGTATTGGCTGAGAACATCAtacaatatttcatttccGTATCACTTACCAAATAGGCTAGTGGTATAGTCTTCATCTGGCACGCTGGAgtcccgggttcaaatcccatcGAAGACATCCGATTACTCACTATTCAACTTATTTTCGCTACTTGGCTAGAAATCTGAGGGTGCctgataagaaaagaagaagcgaaaacTATAGTCATCCGGTTGCAGAATGAGAAAGATcatattcttttcctttaaaaaaaaaaaaaaaaaaaaaatcacaacagCCGTTCCGGAATAAGCACACACATTCGCTCGATCAAGTAACCTCGGAAAAATCCGCTGGGATTTGTGTAGAAAAGGAAATACTTTTACATTCATCTTACTGGTACCTGGTACGTACTGGTACCTACTGGTACCTTGGTACCAATAAAAGCAGATGTAAATGGGCACTGTCATCtcgtaaaattaaataattgccTTCATTAAGATTTTCTAAGGGGCTTTAATAATTAAGCGCGATACTTGAAAACGCAAACAAGGAATAACATATTTTCTaatactgaaaataaaattcaagagCCTTGATGGAAATATTTTCCGTCATAAATTCCCCATCGAATTAATGCAATAAATTCACTAAACCATGAATACATTTCATATCATCACTTTCACATTCTATTCTAAACAATCTTAATAATACAAGCGGATATTTATACAACTTCAAGTCGTTCGGTTTACATTGAAAACTAAAGACAAACCCAAACTCTGAATTTTCTCAAGAAGGTGAAGGTTTGTTATTCCACTTTATTTCATGTGAAAGATGTGTAGATTTTATATGcgactgtttctttttctccaggCCTTCAGGTGACACACTATTACAATTGGAACGTTTTATACATGCACGTGCATGCAAGTGAGTCAGTTTTGACATTGTTATaggaaaaaacgaattttacaGCGATCGATGAAAGTGAATTGCTCTTCCATGTCCCCGTTTCTCTTTGATAGTGTCTGCGGAAAGTAAGCGAGTCATCTTATACAGTCAAGTGGAACACGGCAAAGgactttattttcatttgggcCTCtgccgcccccccccccccctgtatTAAAACCAGAAAGTGGAAACAAGTTACATAAAAAGATATTAATAATTCGGGGACTTCCTATGTAAATCGCAGTAAAACTGAAAGGCTCGTTTCCCTATAAAACCCAGCGAAAGGTTGACATAAGCCATCACTTGCTCTTCATTCTCCGCTCTTGGTTGAAGTGATCAACACAGGCTCCATTGTTTAATACCAAGTAATTTAAAGTGAACTAGTTATTCCTAGCGCAACATATTCCAGTGACTAAAACAAAGgtaatgtttaaaaataattaaattattattattacttcaaatatttgttttgtgcAGGATTACTTACATTGAAAATGCGTACCACACTGTCAATTCTCATGTTGGTTTGTTTGGCGTCGGTAACTATTCAGCAGCAGAGTCAAAATCAGCGCGTTCTAAGTCAGCTCGGGCTCGCCCTACCACCTCCTAGTGTAATATTATCGCGACTGGTCCAGCATGGAGTCGACAAGCTTGAAGGACTCCAAAAACAATTCAGCGGCGCAGACGTCAATCTattttctgaaagaaaattcgGTTTGGGCATCGGTACCCTCTTCAAGCCGTTACTTTTAGTAGCATTGGCCAAAATCAAGCTGGCTCTTTTATTTGGAAATCCTTTGGTCTTGTTGGTCCTGAAAAAACTTTTACTTCACGCTGTTCTAGGCAAATTATTACTCAAGATTCCACTCATATTGCTCGGTGGCAAAGCCTTGTTGCTAACCAACATCATGGCCATTAAATTCGCGTTGATCGCCAAAGGATTGATTGGTTTCAAAGCATCTTTAACTCTACTCTTCCTAGGGGGTTTCCTTAAGAGCACATTAGGAGGATCAGGATTAACTACGATTTTAGGTCTGGCCGGTTCTCTTCTCAAACTAACTGGACATGGGTTTAAAAgtgaagaagacgacgaacaACCAAACTTCAAATTGCCTGTTACAACATTTGGAATTCCTCCTTCATTTGCAAAACCATCCTTCAACTCTCCTCCAGTCCCATTGAAAACTGCAAATTCTTACCAATCCCGCGCTACTGTACTCTCAACACCTGCAACTCCTTTGACTGCGCCAATAAGCACTAACCTTAGCGGAACCAATTTTGGATTGGGAATTTCCGGTTTCGGTGCTAATGGATTTGGTGGATCTGGTCTCCTGACTATACGTGCCAAGCGCGACGTTCAAGGAGATaacggagagagaagaggTGAATTCTCAGGCGAATCACTTGAAGATCTGAAACTGGAATTCGAAGCTGCTAGGACCAATGGAAACGCCTATCTCTTCATGGCTGCTCAGTTTGACGAGCAATCCTGCGGGCTCCGCCTTCTTTGTGAAGTCTACCAAAAACCGCAAGAAAGTCTCACTCAAGACGAGATTTTATTACAAAACCTTTTAGGGTAAATGATTACTTAACAATTTTGAGGAAATTTGggtaaatttaattatctTTTCAATCCTTTAGATATCCTCTTACCCCACTGAATGAAGAGGACAAGGACACTCCAAAGGAAGCGTATCATATGGCGGCCCAACTGGGAACATCTTACCAGGGTCAGACGAATAATCAAATCTGCGCTCGTTTTTACTCAACTTGCCCCCACAATGCCCAGCAGATGATTCACAAGTTTGTCACCGAAGATTTTCAAACCAACGAAGCTGATCCTGACAATCGCCCTGTTAGCCATCCTAAAGCGCCCCAAACTAGCCACAACGCACCCTTCTATTACCCTACTCGGCAACCAACCATGACACCCATCCAACTGTGGAAATCTCTTTTCAAGATGCCAGGCCATCAACAGTAGCTGCTGAATTCTTGAATAATCCTAACCATGAAATCTACGAATTTGCCTCTTTCTAATTTTACTATGACATTGTAACCATGTATGAACCTTGAATTCACCAGAATCCAAATGATCCCTTGATTATAATATACACAACAatatttattctatttctaCGAGTGTTTACTATTTAGTTCTCAATGCCCCCAAGAGTAAATTACGTAACTAATCTTACCtatcttttatttatagaagacatggaagaaaaagataatgtGGGTTACACTCACAGTTTTCTCGGGTTTTCTTACGGCTTCTGAGTAATTGTGTGCTTGATTATGTCACCCAGGGCGTTGAATGAGAAGCTGGCTTGAAATGACGTCCCGGAGAGAAAAACTGGAAACCAGATACGTGCTTCACTCCACATAAGATCGTACGGAATATGTTGCACGTCAAACCACTGTGGCTTCATTTCTgaataacataaaataaacacaaaagaaattatttacaaTATTTGAGAAAAGATTTAACAGTATATCAACCTTCTGTTTCCAAGATTTCTCCTTTGTACTCTGAACAACGAAAAACATGAATTTTGAAAGGGATTTCACCATTAGGAAAATCCATGTTTATGATTCCACATTCTGTTAGATTAGATTCTTCAGTCATGATTCCGCTCTCTTCACGAAGTTCCCTGTAACAGCAAACAAGCACTTTACtaaaaacatgttttcaaTCCAATGGCAGTCATGTGATTCTCATCATGTCATCATAAGTGCATTACAAGTTTCGATAAGCTCACCTAATGGCTGCTTGAATTACAGATTCACCAGATTCAATTTTTCCTCCAAAGCCATTCCATTTTCCTTCACCAAATCCACGTTTTTTTAGACCAAGAAGAATTTCAGATTTCTTCAACACAAGGACAAGggtaaacattttcatttttccaaataTTAAGAGCTATTTCTTTGCTGTTGTCACAGACACTGGATGGCTGCCGAACTTTCTTATCGGTTGAAAATTGACACgactatataaaaaaaaagattttttgatttttaacaaGTTATCTAAATGTAGGAAATCATCAACAGAACACtcatgtaataaataaaataatgaggttgaacaaaatttttgatttgatactTAACTGCAACTGTGTAAGGCTTTAAAcgattgaatttatttacctAAATACTTTAATACTTATAATtacaaaacgacaaaaaaaagaaaacaataatccGAGTCGATAATGACGTAGTGATAAATGGTCACACATTAGTGTTGTTATGTTGATCCTTGTTACGGCTGTAGTCTGCACGCAACTGCCAGCTGATGCTCCCATGAAAAGGTGCGTTCATCGGTCGGAACTTCCGATATGCCAGTTGCACACATGTAGACGATCCTTGCATTTGGTAATCTAGCCTGTAGTTCCAAaacatttcgtttttgttttcctttccctGTTTGACCAGTCGGCAGCAGGTTAATCCCCGTTTCAATAAACGGTGGATTGTCCATAGCAACgtagaaaacaaataacatcAGACCTTGAGactcatttaaaaattctaatcgCGGAATTTATCTTCTTTCGACAGCGATATTAtataaacacaaataaaactcGTTTATCCCATTTTTTCACTAACCTTTAAATTGAACGCAACAACGGGTCGAACTAAATCAATTGAAACGCACGTCCGGTTGCCAACCGGCGGTTGGAAACATTGgttcattaaaacaaattccgaACAACTAAACAATGGCATGTTCTCACTCACccaagttgttttgttgttggttttcatCTGTTGGACTAAAAACTGACGAAAAATGGGCAGTTTTCAGGTGAGTCATGAAAAGCGGCGTCATGACAACCAATCAATCAGTGAGGAGCCATCACGCATCGAAGATAAAGCAGAATAATCGTCgtccaaaaccaaaaaaaaattatttctctcAAAAGAGCCTATAGATACAACTAAACTAAACggaataattgaataataatagtgACGTAACTATTTAAGTCAtcataaaacataaaacattGCTGAGTAAGAAAGAGCAAAAACcaaatttggaataaaaaatatcggTATGGTTATCTTTTATGGACTCGTTGCAAGATAGGTGATTGATAAAACCGCACAATAGGTATTTCAACTTATTTAAACAAAGTGGGTTTTTCTGTCGATTGTTACGTGTTGCTTCTGCTACACTTTTCTTACAaagaaaatcgagaaaaaatggCTCGTTTGTCAATTAGTTTTGGTTTGATGTTGCTGATTTTGAGTTGCGGGGCAATTTGTTCCTCTGCTCTTACCCCATTTTCCTTGGAAGA
Coding sequences within it:
- the LOC124205544 gene encoding uncharacterized protein LOC124205544, with the protein product MRTTLSILMLVCLASVTIQQQSQNQRVLSQLGLALPPPSVILSRLVQHGVDKLEGLQKQFSGADVNLFSERKFGLGIGTLFKPLLLVALAKIKLALLFGNPLVLLVLKKLLLHAVLGKLLLKIPLILLGGKALLLTNIMAIKFALIAKGLIGFKASLTLLFLGGFLKSTLGGSGLTTILGLAGSLLKLTGHGFKSEEDDEQPNFKLPVTTFGIPPSFAKPSFNSPPVPLKTANSYQSRATVLSTPATPLTAPISTNLSGTNFGLGISGFGANGFGGSGLLTIRAKRDVQGDNGERRGEFSGESLEDLKLEFEAARTNGNAYLFMAAQFDEQSCGLRLLCEVYQKPQESLTQDEILLQNLLGYPLTPLNEEDKDTPKEAYHMAAQLGTSYQGQTNNQICARFYSTCPHNAQQMIHKFVTEDFQTNEADPDNRPVSHPKAPQTSHNAPFYYPTRQPTMTPIQLWKSLFKMPGHQQ
- the LOC124203547 gene encoding oxidized purine nucleoside triphosphate hydrolase-like; this translates as MKMFTLVLVLKKSEILLGLKKRGFGEGKWNGFGGKIESGESVIQAAIRELREESGIMTEESNLTECGIINMDFPNGEIPFKIHVFRCSEYKGEILETEEMKPQWFDVQHIPYDLMWSEARIWFPVFLSGTSFQASFSFNALGDIIKHTITQKP